From Solanum lycopersicum chromosome 8, SLM_r2.1, the proteins below share one genomic window:
- the LOC104648963 gene encoding uncharacterized protein, which produces MGDNTSPNTSKKQKKDTEVPQNHAKHTKFYNHFLFKASLLVIFLVVLPLFTSEAPDFINQTLQTRSWEVLQLIFVGIAVSYGLFSKKSDETDKEQHSTKFDNAQSYVSGLLHVSSVFDDDDTDNHDENKVQTWNNQYHRGKNPVVVENHSLNEQRATNSRIGEKPLLLPIRSLKSRVVDDHSGEINGLSSKSRNGDFVVSSPKKLVESLEENVVRPSPIPWRSRSARNMEMKEDGDLVKKIEPFSLRSQSFRLPKNSNNSMNSSSSPRTLSPSQSRKLSFSPESQSKIVNEDVVRKKSFRKSNPPPPPPPPPPHFLYKMRSTSSVTNGNVMSSDKELRRSIRSVPMGEKVQTPRKAYSATTTELRPFIGTKEFTCPEEAFIGTTDKMMHESHNFSTRSRFMEFPNEEKKEYVEKFLVESDQEDSESGSEEYDYFEENAEKTETETQSDHEGPDVDKKADEFIAKFREQIRLQRIESIRRSAGQTTRKLVR; this is translated from the coding sequence atggGAGACAACACATCTCCTAACACCtcaaaaaaacagaaaaaagacACTGAAGTTCCACAAAACCATGCAAAACATACTAAGTTTTATAACCATTTTCTCTTCAAAGCTTCACTTCTTGTGATTTTTCTTGTTGTGCTTCCACTTTTCACCTCAGAAGCTCCTGATTTCATCAACCAAACTCTTCAAACAAGAAGTTGGGAAGTTCTTCAGCTTATATTTGTTGGCATAGCTGTTTCCTATGGACTTTTTAGCAAAAAAAGTGATGAAACAGACAAGGAACAACATAGCACAAAGTTTGATAATGCTCAATCCTATGTATCAGGATTACTTCATGTCTCATCTGTTTTCGATGATGATGATACCGATAATCATGATGAAAACAAAGTTCAAACTTGGAATAATCAGTACCATAGAGGTAAAAATCCTGTTGTAGTAGAAAACCATAGCCTTAATGAACAGAGAGCTACTAATTCAAGAATTGGCGAAAAGCCTCTTCTTTTACCTATTCGAAGCTTGAAATCGCGTGTTGTTGATGATCATTCGGGAGAAATTAATGGATTGagttcaaaatcaagaaatggGGATTTTGTAGTGTCAAGTCCTAAGAAATTGGTGGAGAGTTTAGAGGAAAATGTTGTTCGTCCATCGCCTATTCCATGGCGATCAAGATCAGCAAGAAACATGGAAATGAAAGAAGATGGTGATTTAGTTAAAAAGATTGAACCTTTTTCTTTAAGGTCTCAATCTTTTAGATTACCTAAGAATAGTAATAACTCAATGAATTCCTCTTCATCACCAAGAACTCTTTCTCcttcacaatcaagaaaatTGTCCTTTTCCCCAGAATCACAATCCAAGATTGTTAATGAAGATGTAGTGAGAAAGAAAAGCTTTCGTAAATCGAATCCACCTccacctccaccaccaccaccaccacatttCTTGTATAAGATGAGATCAACCTCTAGTGTTACAAATGGCAATGTAATGTCATCTGATAAGGAATTGAGGAGAAGCATAAGGAGTGTGCCAATGGGTGAAAAGGTCCAAACACCAAGAAAAGCATATTCAGCAACAACAACAGAGTTAAGGCCATTCATTGGGACAAAAGAATTCACATGTCCTGAAGAAGCATTTATAGGAACAACTGACAAAATGATGCatgaaagtcacaacttttcgaCAAGATCAAGATTTATGGAATTCCCAaatgaagagaagaaagaatatGTTGAGAAATTCCTTGTGGAAAGTGATCAAGAGGACTCAGAGAGTGGTAGTGAAGAGTATGATTACTTTGAAGAAAACGCGGAGAAAACAGAAACTGAAACTCAGAGTGATCATGAAGGACCAGATGTTGATAAGAAAGCTGATGAGTTTATCGCCAAGTTCAGGGAGCAAATTAGGCTTCAGAGAATTGAATCCATAAGAAGATCAGCAGGGCAAACTACAAGAAAACTTGTAAGATAA
- the LOC101264355 gene encoding pentatricopeptide repeat-containing protein At5g47360, giving the protein MRKIMFLPSISRLFADTKSLNKPIFSLKLVHLLSTSSSSAGEYLSHLLKNKNVSGMERTLSSVRSKLDARCVDEVLEKCAVDDPQMCLRFFIWAGFQSSYRHSSYMYSRAYKLLGVDRKPQIIRDIIEAYRMHKYVTSAKMFKVVLNLCREGKDAILGLWVLRKMKELNCRPDTTMYNVVIRLLCEKGDMDEAMGLMREMDLIDVHPDMITYVVMIKGLSEVGRLEEACGLTKAMREHGCIPNTVTYSALLDGICRFGSLERALELLREMEKDGGQCKPNVVTYTTVVQNFVEKCQSIEALSILDQMMDFGCKPNRVLISTLIHGLCKEGHVEEAHKVIDRVAKSGISYGSCYSSLVLSLFRIGKVEDAEMFFRRMLTGGLKPDSYTSSTIIRWLCQQNRILDGYHLIEQSASVSSIDSDIYSVLMAGLCDANHLAEAANLAHLMVEKRIQLKGPVKNVIECLRRCGKEDLASSIGNVKS; this is encoded by the coding sequence ATGagaaaaattatgtttcttccATCAATTTCTCGCCTATTCGCCGATACTAAATCACTCAATAAACCAATTTTTTCACTCAAATTGGTACATTTACTCAGCACTTCTTCATCATCAGCTGGAGAATACTTAAGTCATTtgctgaaaaataaaaatgtatcgGGTATGGAGAGAACATTGAGCTCAGTTAGGTCTAAGCTAGATGCTCGATGTGTTGATGAAGTATTAGAGAAATGCGCTGTTGATGATCCCCAAATGTGTCTGAGATTCTTCATTTGGGCTGGTTTTCAATCCAGCTATAGACATAGTAGCTACATGTACAGTAGAGCTTATAAACTGCTTGGAGTGGATCGTAAGCCGCAAATTATTCGAGATATAATTGAGGCTTATAGGATGCATAAATATGTCACAAGTGCTAAGATGTTTAAAGTTGTGTTGAATTTGTGTAGAGAGGGAAAAGATGCAATCTTGGGATTGTGGGTGTTGAGGAAAATGAAAGAGTTGAATTGTCGCCCGGATACGACTATGTATAATGTAGTTATTCGATTATTATGTGAGAAGGGAGATATGGATGAAGCAATGGGTTTGATGAGAGAGATGGACCTGATTGATGTTCATCCTGATATGATCACCTATGTTGTGATGATTAAGGGGTTGTCTGAGGTGGGTAGGTTGGAAGAAGCTTGTGGATTAACCAAAGCTATGAGGGAACATGGATGTATACCAAATACGGTTACCTATTCAGCTCTTCTTGATGGGATTTGTAGGTTCGGGAGTTTGGAAAGGGCACTTGAGTTATTGAGAGAAATGGAAAAAGATGGTGGGCAGTGTAAGCCTAACGTCGTTACATATACTACCGTGGTTCAAAATTTTGTTGAGAAATGTCAGTCAATTGAGGCATTAAGTATTTTGGACCAAATGATGGATTTTGGGTGTAAACCAAATAGGGTACTTATCTCTACTTTGATTCACGGTCTTTGCAAAGAGGGGCATGTGGAGGAAGCTCATAAAGTTATTGACAGAGTAGCTAAGAGTGGAATTTCATATGGTTCTTGCTATAGCTCTTTAGTTTTATCGTTGTTTCGGATTGGAAAAGTCGAGGACGCAGAAATGTTTTTTAGGAGAATGTTGACTGGTGGCCTAAAGCCTGATAGCTACACCTCAAGCACAATAATACGATGGCTTTGTCAGCAAAATCGGATACTTGATGGATATCACTTGATTGAGCAGTCTGCAAGTGTATCATCTATAGATTCTGATATTTATTCTGTTCTTATGGCTGGACTATGCGATGCAAATCATCTTGCGGAAGCTGCTAATCTTGCTCATCTGATGGTAGAGAAAAGAATTCAGCTCAAAGGTCCTGTTAAGAATGTAATTGAATGTCTTAGACGTTGTGGGAAAGAAGATTTAGCTTCAAGTATTGGTAACGTTAAGAGCTGA
- the LOC101253613 gene encoding uncharacterized protein, with protein sequence MAYLCSQNFIFIILIFCSICFSSSIPFIVLHGLGESCNDAGSTFYTSQLSLLSKSNGYCLEIGDGVYSSYYMPLENQVQIACEKVKGMEELQQGYNIVGLSQGNMVARGLIEFCDEAPRVNNFISIGGPNAGIAYAPACTGNPWCDGAGGIFGIGIYSDYVQTHYAPSGYIKLPNDIAGYLRGCRYLPKLNNEIPNATNPIYKERFTSLQNLVLIMFEHDGVITPKESSWFGFYQDGTNSQILPPQQTNLYLEDTFGLQTLDKAGKVKFIKLPGYHLVMDIQEMQQNVVPYLIDGALKNKADAQVVH encoded by the exons atggcTTATTTATGCTCACAAAATTTcatctttatcattttaatcTTCTGTTccatatgtttttcttcttctattccTTTCATAGTATTGCATG GACTAGGAGAGTCTTGCAACGATGCAGGAAGTACATTTTACACGTCACAACTCAGTCTCTTGTCAAAATCCAATGGTTACTGTTT AGAAATTGGAGATGGAGTGTATAGTTCTTACTATATGCCTCTAGAAAATCAG GTTCAAATTGCTTGTGAAAAG GTGAAGGGAATGGAGGAACTTCAACAAGGTTACAATATAGTTGGTCTTTCACAG ggAAATATGGTAGCTAGAGGACTTATAGAGTTTTGTGATGAAGCACCTCGA GTCAATAACTTTATCTCAATTGGTGGACCTAATGCTGGCATTGCTTATGCTCCTGCTTGCACT GGTAACCCTTGGTGTGATGGAGCTGGTGGTATTTTTGGAATTGGAATATATTCTGACTATGTTCAA ACTCATTATGCTCCTAGTGGCTATATCAAGCTTCCAAAT gATATTGCTGGATATTTAAGAGGTTGTAGATATTTGCCAAAGCTTAATAATGAAATTCCTAACGCAACTAATCCAATTTATAAGGAACGTTTCACTAGCTTGCAGAACCTTGTTCTTATCATG TTTGAACATGATGGTGTAATAACTCCAAAAGAAAGTTCTTGGTTTGGCTTTTATCAAGATGGAACCAATTCTCAAATTTTGCCACCACAACAG ACTAATCTTTATCTAGAGGATACATTTGGATTACAAACATTGGATAAAGCTGGAAAAGTGAAGTTCATAAAGTTACCAGGATATCACTTAGTAATGGATATTCAAGAAATGCAACAAAATGTTGTCCCATATTTGATTGATGGAGCACTAAAGAATAAAGCTGATGCTCAAGTGGtacattga
- the LOC101265264 gene encoding phosphatidylglycerophosphate phosphatase PTPMT2-like — MMYIEEEKGGGLETEKEEVVVGGVIEKAEKSSKVLCSSGISGKNAIVVLDVRRVMVGVGARALFYPTLLYNVVRNKIQLEFRWWDWIDEFVLLGAVPFQSDVKRLKELGVSGVVTLNEPYETLVPTSLYEAHGIRHLVLPTRDYLFAPSLNNICQAVEFIHENASNGQSTYVHCKAGRGRSTTIVLCYLVKYKQMTPNDAYNYVKSIRPRVLLASTQRQAVQDFYHLMVKKSYSSTPLTSLIPRSSIFSRRNLLAFDDGAVVVITETDLDGYNSSLDSRVAGSELWADLNLIYRVRVAGGAALARLSCMWLHCHTDQKIPNQKLTPESKQLESFTVDIHVFS; from the exons ATGATGTATATAGAGGAAGAGAAGGGAGGAGGGTTGGAGACTGAGAAGGAGGAGGTGGTGGTGGGTGGAGTGATAGAGAAGGCAGAGAAATCATCTAAGGTGTTGTGTTCTAGTGGTATTAGTGGCAAGAATGCTATTGTTGTTTTGGATGTAAGGAGGGTGATGGTTGGAGTTGGGGCTCGGGCCTTGTTTTACCCGACACTTCTCTACAATGTTGTTAGGAACAAGATTCAGTTAGAGTTTCGCTGGTGGGACTGGATTGATGAG TTTGTGTTATTAGGTGCTGTCCCTTTCCAATCTGATGTGAAAAGGCTAAAGGAGCTTGGTGTCTCCGGTGTTGTCACCCTAAATGAGCCATATGAGACTTTAGTTCCGACATCTTTATATGAG GCTCATGGTATTCGTCATTTGGTTCTCCCAACAAGAGATTACTTATTTGCCCCATCTCTGAATAATATATGTCAAGCAGTAGAGTTCATCCACG AAAATGCTTCCAATGGACAAAGTACATATGTGCACTGCAAGGCTGGTCGAGGACGTAGCACGACCATTGTCTTGTGCTACTTG GTTAAGTACAAGCAGATGACACCAAATGATGCATATAACTATGTGAAGTCAATTCGTCCAAGGGTGCTTTTGGCCTCTACACAACGACAG GCTGTCCAGGATTTTTACCATCTCATGGTGAAAAAGTCATACAGTTCTACCCCCTTGACTAGTTTGATCCCACGGAGCTCAATCTTCTCCAGACGGAATTTGCTAGCCTTCGATGATGGTGCTGTAGTTGTGATAACCGAAACAGATCTAGATGGATATAATTCAAGCCTCGACTCTAGGGTGGCTGGATCTGAGCTCTGGGCtgatttgaatttgatttacAGGGTTCGAGTTGCTGGTGGGGCAGCCTTAGCAAGACTCTCCTGTATGTGGTTACATTGTCACACCGACCAGAAGATTCCGAATCAGAAGCTGACTCCAGAGAGCAAGCAGCTGGAAAGTTTCACTGTAGATATACATGTGTTTTCTTAA